The Heterodontus francisci isolate sHetFra1 chromosome 43, sHetFra1.hap1, whole genome shotgun sequence genome window below encodes:
- the crb3a gene encoding protein crumbs homolog 3a isoform X2: MEGLQHLLAVSLLSLAAGGSSFAEVTVGNNTSPNSTEAPGSDVPIAAIVAPCVIGGLLLMIIILAVIFIKLKGKRREEGTYNPSQQEQIGARTQVNQDLKLPPEERLI, translated from the exons ATGGAGGGGCTGCAGCATCTTCTAGCTGTCTCTCTGCTGAGCTTGGCagctggtggcagcagctttgctgAAGTTACTGTTG GGAATAACACAAGCCCAAATTCCACGGAGGCACCTGGATCAGACGTACCA ATTGCTGCTATCGTGGCTCCTTGTGTGATCGGTGGTTTACTGCTAATGATCATCATCCTTGCTGTCATCTTCATAAAGCTAAAGGGAAAGCGGAGAGAAGAGGGGACGTACAACCCCAGCCAGCAGGAGCAGATTGGAGCGCGCACGCAAGTCAACCAGGACCTGAAACTACCGCCAGAGGAGAGGCTCATCTAG
- the crb3a gene encoding protein crumbs homolog 3a isoform X1 — MSSPLALQGLILYLQLLPPPFYRSLCSSLREQTGASLPGNNTSPNSTEAPGSDVPIAAIVAPCVIGGLLLMIIILAVIFIKLKGKRREEGTYNPSQQEQIGARTQVNQDLKLPPEERLI, encoded by the exons ATGTCATCACCATTGGCTTTACAAGGTCTTATTTTGTACCTGCAACTGCTGCCACCCCCATTTTATAGATCTTTGTGCAGCAGcctgagggagcagacaggagccTCACTCCCAG GGAATAACACAAGCCCAAATTCCACGGAGGCACCTGGATCAGACGTACCA ATTGCTGCTATCGTGGCTCCTTGTGTGATCGGTGGTTTACTGCTAATGATCATCATCCTTGCTGTCATCTTCATAAAGCTAAAGGGAAAGCGGAGAGAAGAGGGGACGTACAACCCCAGCCAGCAGGAGCAGATTGGAGCGCGCACGCAAGTCAACCAGGACCTGAAACTACCGCCAGAGGAGAGGCTCATCTAG